Proteins encoded together in one Candidatus Polarisedimenticolia bacterium window:
- a CDS encoding protein kinase — MPCRPDLPGPSSFPLAPCTGRWRSALPGPRFCRRDGPRGGRSAASRRPRPPREGESPIPTPAEYSKRAKQAARAGNYDQAGDFYRLAGDWKLANEMYLKGSHFELAARLAEEMGDLPNASLYYLKAGDLAAAGEIELKLDNRDKAAWMFNKAGQFGRAAELLESTEQYAAAAQNYKRGGFKDKAAILYVKAGQEALAASLFEELIEDLNRQDPGGFRSEAERGMLLRYHRFAGELHLKLERPEKAASHFELALMFDQAAEAWRLAGHAEKAADLLLKLQRPEEAFRILQESGRQLSSMAPGVQAEILTRQGKHREAAEILEAAGVLIKAAEAWKEAGEPLRAAVLFEKDGETDQAANLYVRAGKHEDAARLFESARDFKNAAELYRKAGRTEDAARVYMKAEDPVAAARLYYEKKNYDACIKALQKVTPEDREFRKAAFLLGRIFAEQGLHTLAADKFQAALDGEDVNDDTVLIHYSLALAHEGNMRPRDALPVYQKIVAYDYSYKDALSRMKAIEETPLAMLGARGGSRQETQESGWSEPGRYRIEQSLGKGKLGEVFRAVDTELGRKVAVRRLAEGPNETGKADRFLKEAATAAQLSHPNIVSIYDTGADEAGRFIVSALAEGRTLRALLDGKVRFEANRVVEIGRQILQALDHAHGRGVLNRNLRPENIFVTDDDKVSVSDFGLGIRLTDLSTQELSAGRIIQYTPPEVLLKDKVDQRTDLYALGIVLYEMAVGHPPFQGSDVGQMQAHAQVPLPGPGERPLPEFLKAIILRLMEKDKERRYPDARAVLADLELKEIVPGMTVANRYEVLAEIGRGGMGTIFRARDVELDETVALKFLKGEIGADLAARFVQEIKTARKVNHPNVVRVFTMEKWQDHRFIVMEYIDGVSLPRWMGRSPAPGRGDRLRLAQQLATALDAAHQIGVVHRDIKPENILVSAGGDAKVLDFGIARPENPGHTLTATGAVVGSPMYMSPEQIQAMGVDRRTDIYSLGAVLYYLFTGVEPFHGKDIQEILMKHLSARPQPPHTLDKTLPRPLSDAILRALAPDRNQRFQTAADLGKALAMAVESAA; from the coding sequence ATGCCATGCCGTCCGGACCTCCCCGGCCCCTCTTCGTTCCCCCTGGCCCCGTGCACGGGAAGGTGGCGCTCCGCCCTCCCGGGGCCTAGATTCTGCCGCCGGGACGGACCGCGAGGGGGGAGGTCTGCCGCCTCAAGGCGGCCCCGTCCCCCGAGGGAAGGGGAGTCGCCCATACCGACACCAGCGGAGTACTCGAAGAGGGCGAAGCAGGCGGCGAGGGCCGGCAACTACGACCAGGCCGGGGACTTCTACCGCCTGGCGGGCGACTGGAAGCTGGCCAACGAGATGTACCTGAAGGGCAGCCACTTCGAGCTGGCCGCCCGGCTCGCGGAAGAGATGGGGGACCTGCCGAACGCCTCCCTGTATTACCTGAAGGCGGGGGACCTGGCGGCGGCCGGGGAGATCGAGCTCAAGCTGGACAACCGCGACAAGGCCGCGTGGATGTTCAACAAGGCCGGCCAGTTCGGACGGGCCGCCGAGCTCCTCGAGTCGACCGAGCAGTACGCCGCGGCGGCACAGAATTACAAGCGCGGGGGCTTCAAGGACAAGGCGGCGATCCTGTACGTCAAGGCGGGGCAGGAGGCGCTGGCCGCATCCCTGTTCGAGGAACTGATCGAGGACCTCAACCGGCAGGACCCCGGGGGCTTTCGCTCCGAGGCGGAGCGCGGGATGCTCCTCAGGTATCACCGCTTCGCGGGCGAGCTGCATTTGAAGCTCGAGCGGCCCGAGAAGGCCGCCTCCCACTTCGAGCTGGCGCTGATGTTCGACCAGGCGGCGGAGGCCTGGCGCCTGGCCGGCCACGCCGAGAAGGCGGCGGACCTTCTCCTGAAGCTGCAGCGGCCGGAAGAGGCGTTCCGCATCCTGCAGGAATCGGGGCGACAGCTGTCGTCCATGGCGCCGGGGGTGCAGGCCGAGATCCTGACGCGGCAGGGGAAGCACCGCGAGGCGGCCGAGATCCTCGAGGCGGCGGGAGTCCTGATCAAGGCCGCCGAAGCCTGGAAGGAAGCGGGCGAGCCGCTGCGCGCCGCGGTCCTGTTCGAGAAGGACGGCGAGACCGACCAGGCGGCCAACCTCTACGTGCGCGCCGGCAAGCACGAGGACGCGGCGCGCCTGTTCGAGTCGGCGCGCGACTTCAAGAACGCCGCCGAGCTGTACCGCAAGGCCGGCAGGACCGAGGACGCGGCGCGCGTCTACATGAAGGCCGAGGACCCGGTCGCCGCCGCCCGCCTGTACTACGAGAAGAAGAACTACGACGCCTGCATCAAGGCGCTGCAGAAGGTGACGCCGGAGGACCGGGAATTCCGCAAGGCGGCGTTCCTTCTGGGCCGCATCTTCGCCGAGCAGGGACTGCACACGCTGGCGGCCGACAAGTTCCAGGCCGCCCTCGACGGCGAGGACGTCAACGACGACACGGTGCTCATCCACTACTCCCTGGCGCTCGCCCACGAGGGGAACATGCGGCCGCGCGATGCGCTCCCCGTGTATCAGAAGATCGTGGCGTACGACTACTCGTACAAGGACGCCCTGTCCCGCATGAAGGCGATCGAGGAGACGCCTTTGGCCATGCTGGGAGCGCGCGGCGGCTCGAGGCAGGAGACCCAGGAGAGCGGCTGGTCCGAGCCGGGCCGCTACCGGATCGAGCAGTCCCTCGGCAAGGGGAAGCTCGGCGAGGTCTTCCGCGCAGTCGACACCGAGCTGGGCCGGAAGGTGGCCGTGCGGCGCCTGGCCGAGGGGCCGAACGAGACCGGCAAGGCCGACCGCTTCCTGAAGGAGGCGGCGACCGCCGCCCAGCTCAGCCACCCGAACATCGTGTCGATCTATGACACCGGCGCCGACGAGGCCGGCCGCTTCATCGTTTCCGCCCTCGCCGAGGGGCGCACGCTGCGCGCGCTCCTCGACGGCAAGGTGCGCTTCGAGGCGAACCGGGTCGTCGAGATCGGCCGCCAGATCCTGCAAGCCCTCGACCACGCCCACGGCCGCGGCGTCCTGAACCGCAATCTCCGCCCCGAGAACATCTTCGTCACCGACGACGACAAGGTGAGCGTGTCCGATTTCGGCCTGGGCATCCGCCTGACCGACCTGTCGACCCAGGAGCTCTCGGCCGGGCGCATCATCCAGTACACCCCGCCCGAGGTCCTCCTCAAGGACAAGGTCGATCAGCGCACCGACCTGTATGCACTCGGCATCGTCCTGTACGAGATGGCGGTCGGGCATCCCCCCTTCCAGGGGAGCGACGTCGGCCAGATGCAGGCGCACGCCCAGGTGCCGCTGCCCGGCCCCGGCGAGCGGCCGCTGCCGGAATTTCTCAAGGCGATCATCCTGCGCCTCATGGAGAAGGACAAGGAACGGCGCTACCCCGACGCGCGCGCCGTCCTCGCCGATCTCGAGCTGAAGGAGATCGTCCCCGGCATGACCGTCGCCAACCGCTACGAAGTCCTTGCCGAGATCGGCCGCGGCGGCATGGGGACCATCTTCCGGGCGCGCGACGTGGAGCTGGACGAGACCGTGGCGCTGAAGTTCCTCAAAGGGGAGATAGGCGCCGACCTGGCCGCGCGCTTCGTGCAGGAGATCAAGACGGCGCGCAAGGTGAACCACCCGAACGTCGTGCGCGTCTTCACGATGGAGAAATGGCAGGACCACCGCTTCATCGTCATGGAGTACATCGACGGCGTCTCGCTCCCCCGCTGGATGGGCAGGAGCCCGGCCCCGGGGCGCGGCGACCGCCTGCGGCTCGCGCAGCAGCTTGCCACCGCTCTCGACGCCGCGCACCAGATCGGCGTCGTGCACCGGGACATCAAGCCCGAGAACATCCTGGTGTCCGCCGGCGGCGACGCCAAGGTCCTCGACTTCGGCATCGCCCGTCCCGAGAACCCCGGCCACACCCTGACCGCGACCGGCGCCGTCGTAGGCTCTCCCATGTACATGTCCCCCGAGCAGATCCAGGCGATGGGGGTCGACCGCCGCACCGACATCTACTCCCTCGGCGCCGTGCTCTATTACCTGTTCACCGGCGTCGAGCCGTTCCACGGCAAGGACATCCAGGAAATCCTCATGAAGCACCTCTCCGCCCGTCCCCAGCCACCGCACACGCTGGACAAGACCCTGCCCCGCCCGCTGTCCGACGCGATCCTCCGCGCCCTCGCCCCGGATCGGAATCAGCGCTTCCAGACCGCCGCCGATCTCGGCAAGGCCCTGGCGATGGCGGTGGAGTCGGCGGCGTAG
- the grxD gene encoding Grx4 family monothiol glutaredoxin gives MSQDIVEMIKKEIDSNTICLFTKGTADMPMCGFSARTIAVFKELGKPFKTVDVLPDPRIRQVLSSVSSWPTIPQVFVGGKFIGGCDIVMEMHQKGELQPLVEQAFRTQAAPGR, from the coding sequence ATGTCGCAGGACATCGTCGAAATGATCAAGAAGGAAATCGATTCCAACACCATCTGCCTGTTCACCAAGGGGACGGCCGACATGCCGATGTGCGGCTTCTCGGCGCGCACCATCGCCGTCTTCAAGGAGCTGGGGAAGCCGTTCAAGACGGTGGACGTCCTCCCGGACCCCCGCATCCGCCAGGTCCTGTCCTCGGTCAGCAGCTGGCCGACCATCCCGCAGGTCTTCGTGGGAGGCAAGTTCATCGGCGGTTGCGATATCGTGATGGAGATGCACCAGAAGGGGGAGCTTCAGCCCCTGGTCGAGCAGGCCTTCAGGACCCAGGCGGCGCCGGGCCGCTAG
- a CDS encoding BolA family protein: MQERIEEALPGAMARVEGAEAHFSAVVVAKAFEGKTRIEQHQMIYALFRKEMAGGEVHALQLRTVTPAEWEKEI; this comes from the coding sequence ATGCAGGAACGGATCGAAGAGGCCCTTCCCGGGGCCATGGCGCGCGTCGAGGGGGCCGAGGCCCACTTCAGCGCGGTGGTGGTCGCCAAGGCATTCGAGGGGAAGACTCGGATCGAGCAGCACCAGATGATCTACGCGCTGTTCCGGAAGGAGATGGCCGGCGGAGAGGTGCACGCGCTGCAGCTGCGCACCGTCACCCCGGCCGAATGGGAGAAGGAGATCTGA